From the genome of Nicotiana sylvestris chromosome 2, ASM39365v2, whole genome shotgun sequence, one region includes:
- the LOC104218537 gene encoding glucan endo-1,3-beta-D-glucosidase-like, with protein MSSSQPFLFPSTQSTVLPDPSSFFAPNLLSNPLPTNSFFQNFVLKNGDQPEFIHPYIVKSSLSSLTLCYPSQFHNPAFIYQNFIADLTITALNNPNPNSPHVISSFDDLSVTLDLPSSNLRFFLVKGSPFITCNVLGNVALSISTIHAILECNSNSNRTKYTVKLNNGQTWLLYASSPIDLSHDLSTIKSGVFSGVIRIACLPNSDPTCEAVLDRFSSCYPTSGNAVFSQPFCLEYKWEKNGWGDLLMLAHPLHLQLLSATDCAVTVLDGFKYNSIDGELIGVVGDSWILKSDPVSVTWHSIKGVKEEACLEIIDALNKDVASLDSKGISTTSSYFYGKLIARAARLALIAEEVCYLDVIPVIRKFLKDTVEPWLEGTFEANGFFYESKWGGIVTKQGALDSGADFGFGVYNDHHFHIGHFLYAIAVLAKIDPIWGRKYRPQAYALMADFMNLSRRTNSKYARLRCFDLWKLHSWAGGLTEFADGRNQESTSEAVNAYYSAALMGLAYGDTNLVAIGSTLSAFEIHSAQTWWHVKEGSTLYGEEFTKDNRVVGVLWSNKRDSGLWFAPAEWRECRLGIQVLPILPITEVLFSDVQFVKQLVEWTLPALAREGGVGEGWKGFVYTLEAIYDKVGALDKTRSLTGFDDGNSLSNLLWWIHTRDDKVEESDKGSKFCWFRHYSH; from the coding sequence ATGTCATCATCACAGCCTTTCCTGTTCCCCAGTACTCAATCCACTGTTCTTCCTGATCCTTCTTCCTTTTTTGCCCCTAATCTCCTCTCAAATCCATTACCCACAAattcttttttccaaaattttgtcCTCAAGAATGGTGATCAGCCTGAATTCATACACCCTTATATTGTAAAATCCTCACTTTCATCCCTCACTCTTTGTTACCCATCTCAGTTCCATAATCCTGCTTTCATTTACCAAAATTTTATAGCTGATTTGACTATCACTGCTTTGAATAATCCCAATCCAAATTCACCCCATGTAATTTCATCCTTTGATGATCTTAGTGTCACATTAGACCTTCCTTCTAGTAATCTCAGGTTCTTTCTTGTTAAAGGTTCCCCCTTTATTACGTGTAACGTTCTTGGAAATGTAGCGCTTTCGATTTCAACAATTCATGCCATTCTTGAGTGTAATTCGAATAGTAATCGTACCAAATATACTGTTAAGCTCAACAATGGGCAAACTTGGCTTCTGTATGCTTCTTCTCCCATTGATTTGAGTCATGATTTGTCCACTATCAAGTCCGGTGTGTTTTCGGGTGTTATTCGGATTGCTTGTTTGCCAAATTCTGACCCAACGTGTGAAGCAGTACTTGATCGTTTTAGTTCTTGTTATCCTACAAGTGGTAATGCTGTTTTTAGTCAGCCATTTTGCTTGGAGTACAAGTGGGAAAAGAATGGATGGGGCGACTTGCTTATGTTGGCTCACCCTCTCCATCTCCAGCTGCTTTCTGCTACCGATTGTGCGGTAACTGTTTTAGATGGATTTAAGTACAATAGTATTGATGGTGAGCTTATTGGTGTTGTTGGAGACTCATGGATATTGAAGAGCGATCCAGTTTCTGTAACATGGCATTCCATTAAAGGTGTTAAGGAAGAGGCTTGTTTAGAAATAATTGATGCTTTGAATAAGGATGTTGCTTCGTTGGATTCGAAGGGAATATCAACAACATCGTCTTACTTTTATGGTAAATTGATTGCGAGAGCAGCAAGGCTGGCATTGATAGCTGAAGAGGTTTGTTACCTTGATGTTATCCCGGTTATCCGCAAATTCTTGAAGGATACAGTTGAACCATGGTTGGAGGGGACTTTTGAAGCAAATGGTTTCTTTTATGAATCGAAATGGGGTGGAATTGTGACTAAACAAGGGGCGCTAGATTCGGGAGCTGACTTTGGTTTTGGGGTATATAATGATCACCATTTTCATATTGGCCATTTCCTTTATGCTATTGCAGTGCTAGCCAAGATAGACCCAATCTGGGGAAGAAAGTATAGGCCACAAGCTTATGCACTTATGGCGGATTTTATGAATTTAAGCAGGCGAACAAATTCGAAATATGCTCGCTTGAGGTGTTTTGACTTGTGGAAGCTGCATTCTTGGGCTGGGGGATTAACAGAATTTGCAGATGGACGGAACCAGGAGAGCACAAGTGAAGCAGTAAATGCATACTATTCAGCAGCTTTAATGGGTTTGGCCTATGGGGATACCAATCTTGTTGCCATTGGATCCACCCTTTCGGCTTTTGAGATTCATTCTGCACAGACTTGGTGGCATGTGAAAGAGGGAAGCACTTTGTATGGGGAAGAATTTACAAAGGATAACAGGGTGGTGGGTGTTTTATGGTCTAACAAAAGGGACAGTGGCCTTTGGTTTGCTCCAGCTGAATGGAGAGAGTGTAGACTTGGAATTCAGGTCTTACCCATTTTGCCCATTACTGAAGTTCTGTTTTCAGACGTTCAGTTTGTGAAGCAGTTGGTCGAATGGACACTGCCAGCTCTGGCAAGGGAAGGTGGGGTTGGAGAAGGGTGGAAAGGGTTTGTGTATACATTGGAAGCAATATATGATAAAGTGGGTGCTTTGGACAAAACTAGGAGTTTAACTGGATTTGATGATGGAAACTCGCTTTCAAATCTACTGTGGTGGATTCATACTAGAGATGATAAAGTGGAGGAAAGTGATAAAGGAAGCAAGTTCTGCTGGTTCCGACACTACTCTCATTAA
- the LOC104218536 gene encoding glucan endo-1,3-beta-D-glucosidase-like — MLGAGNQTSLHSEYAMLLILLFYSFSVFVNGYNAQLTSHSNHRPHHHFLFTKAKSKVLPNPADYFSSQLLSTPLPTNSFFQNFVLKNGDTPEYIQPYLIRSANSSVSLSYPSQNITSALIEQIFRPDLTISAFKNPNPTQHHIISSYSDLSVTLDLTSSNLRFFLVRGSPYLTFAVSRNTSISISTVHPIRKLSCDSSLTKYTIRLRNRQTWILYASSPIHLTHNVSSIISNGFSGVIRIALLANSDRQCEKILDQYSSAYPVSGSATLRPFGLSYKWDVKGKGKLLMLAHPLHRRLLSTADSSVTILDDFKYRSMDGELVGVVGNSWELETDSIPVSWHSVKGLNKKSNPEIIRALGKDVKTLNASNISTTSSYFYGKLIARAARLALIAEEVSYPKITPVVVQYLKDTIEPWLNGTFGANGFFYDRKWGGLVTKQGLNDTTGDFGFGIYNDHHFHLGYFVYGISVLTKFDPAWGKQYKKQAYALVEDYTNLGLKQNRHYTRVRCFDFWKLHSWAAGLNEFPFGRNQESTSEAINAYYSAALMGFAYGDSDLVSIGSTLTAFETLSAQTWWHVKGDNRIYAPSFVKKNKVVGILWSRKRDSILWFAPAERKDIRLGIQVLPLLPITEVVFSDVDYVKELVKWALTSVPKNRTEEGWKGFVYALEAIYRKKQALKKVRDLSNHDDGNSLSNLLWWIHSRK; from the coding sequence ATGTTGGGAGCTGGAAACCAAACTTCTTTGCACAGTGAGTATGCAATGTTGCTCATTTTACTGTTCTATTCATTTTCTGTTTTTGTTAATGGTTATAATGCTCAGTTAACCTCACATTCAAACCATAGACCACACCATCATTTTCTCTTCACCAAAGCAAAATCTAAAGTCTTGCCTAATCCAGCAGATTACTTTTCTAGCCAACTTCTTTCCACCCCTTTGCCCACTAATTCATTTTTCCAAAATTTTGTGCTCAAGAATGGTGACACACCTGAGTACATTCAACCCTATCTAATTCGCTCTGCTAACTCCTCTGTTTCTCTTAGTTACCCATCTCAGAATATAACCTCTGCTTTAATAGAACAGATTTTTCGCCCGGATTTGACTATATCCGCTTTCAAGAATCCTAACCCAACGCAGCACCACATAATCTCATCATATAGTGATCTTAGTGTTACTTTAGACTTAACATCAAGTAACCTTAGATTCTTTCTGGTCAGAGGTAGTCCTTATTTAACCTTTGCCGTTAGTAGAAACACTTCCATTTCAATCTCAACCGTTCATCCCATTCGCAAACTCTCTTGTGATAGTTCTTTGACTAAGTATACAATTAGACTCCGCAATCGTCAAACATGGATCCTATATGCATCTTCTCCTATTCATTTGACTCACAATGTATCCTCCATAATTTCTAATGGATTCTCGGGTGTAATACGAATTGCTCTCTTGGCTAATTCTGATCGCCAATGTGAGAAAATTCTTGATCAGTACAGCTCGGCTTATCCCGTGTCTGGAAGTGCAACTTTGAGGCCTTTTGGTCTTAGTTACAAATGGGATGTGAAAGGTAAAGGCAAGTTGCTTATGCTTGCTCATCCTCTCCATCGCCGACTTCTTTCAACAGCAGATTCTTCAGTAACTATTTTGGATGATTTCAAGTATAGGAGCATGGATGGTGAGCTTGTTGGTGTTGTTGGAAATTCGTGGGAGCTTGAAACGGATTCAATTCCAGTATCATGGCATTCGGTTAAAGGTTTGAATAAAAAATCTAACCCTGAAATTATTCGTGCACTTGGTAAAGATGTCAAGACTTTGAATGCATCAAACATATCTACTACATCATCGTACTTTTATGGGAAATTGATTGCTAGAGCAGCAAGATTGGCATTGATTGCAGAAGAGGTTTCTTATCCTAAGATAACGCCGGTCGTTGTTCAGTACTTGAAGGATACAATAGAGCCATGGTTAAATGGTACATTTGGTGCCAATGGCTTTTTCTATGACAGAAAATGGGGCGGCCTTGTGACTAAACAAGGGCTAAATGATACAACAGGTGATTTTGGTTTTGGAATATACAATGACCATCATTTTCATTTGGGATACTTTGTGTATGGTATTTCTGTGCTTACTAAATTTGATCCTGCTTGGGGAAAGCAGTACAAAAAGCAAGCCTATGCTTTAGTTGAAGATTACACGAACTTGGGACTTAAACAGAACCGGCATTATACTCGTGTTAGGTGTTTTGACTTCTGGAAGTTACATTCTTGGGCTGCAGGGTTGAATGAATTTCCATTTGGGAGAAATCAAGAGAGTACAAGTGAAGCGATTAACGCGTATTATTCAGCAGCATTGATGGGGTTCGCGTATGGAGATTCTGATCTTGTTTCAATCGGATCAACTCTTACTGCCTTTGAAACTCTATCAGCACAGACTTGGTGGCATGTAAAAGGAGACAACAGAATCTATGCGCCGAGTTTTGTCAAGAAAAATAAGGTGGTTGGTATTTTATGGTCTAGAAAAAGAGACAGTATTCTTTGGTTTGCTCCAGCTGAGAGAAAAGACATTAGGCTGGGGATTCAAGTTCTGCCATTACTGCCAATTACTGAGGTTGTGTTTTCTGATGTCGATTATGTGAAGGAGCTTGTTAAATGGGCACTCACTAGTGTACCTAAAAATAGAACTGAGGAAGGTTGGAAAGGATTTGTTTATGCCTTGGAAGCTATTTATAGAAAGAAGCAAGCTCTAAAGAAAGTGAGGGACTTGAGCAATCATGATGATGGGAATTCACTCTCAAATCTATTGTGGTGGATTCATAGCAGAAAATGA